In the Malania oleifera isolate guangnan ecotype guangnan chromosome 1, ASM2987363v1, whole genome shotgun sequence genome, one interval contains:
- the LOC131151650 gene encoding HMG1/2-like protein, with translation MKGGKSKADTRKADSRLSVKKKGAASKKAAKKAVKDPNKPKRPPSAFFVFMEEFRKQYKEKHPGNKSVSVVGKAGGDKWKSLTDEEKAPFIAKAEKRKTEYTKTMQAYNKKMAEGAKASDEDESDKSRSEVHDDGDEEDDSGEEEEDDE, from the exons ATGAAGGGAGGTAAATCGAAGGCGGATACTAGGAAAGCTGATAGCAG GCTTTCCGTAAAGAAGAAAGGTGCGGCGAGTAAGAAAGCGGCGAAGAAAGCCGTGAAGGATCCGAACAAGCCAAAGAGGCCGCCAAGTGCCTTCTTTGTTTTCAT GGAGGAATTCCGGAAGCAGTACAAGGAGAAGCATCCGGGCAACAAATCTGTGTCCGTT GTCGGCAAAGCTGGTGGAGATAAATGGAAGTCACTGACCGACGAG GAGAAAGCTCCCTTCATAGCGAAGGCAGAGAAAAGGAAGACCGAGTACACCAAGACTATGCAGGCTTACAATAAGAAAATG GCCGAGGGAGCAAAGGCATCCGATGAGGATGAATCTGACAAGTCGAGATCTGAGGTGCACGACGACGGGGATGAAGAAGATGACAGTGGAGAG GAAGAAGAGGACGATGAGTAG